The following proteins are encoded in a genomic region of Desulfosporosinus youngiae DSM 17734:
- the nadB gene encoding L-aspartate oxidase translates to MGALRRYIYPWSKSRVKVFDTDVLVLGSGIAGLYTAIKASEQFQVTVLTKKTIAESNTEHAQGGIAVAIDEADSPTLHFEDTLLAGAGLCNPFSVRILVEEGPVCVEELIGMGAQFDYHNGELALTREGAHSQRRILHALGDATGWEVERALVAKVKASPNVTTLEERFVVDLLENGQGHILGALVLNSETGELEGHLANSVVLATGGLGQVYCFTTNPSVATGDGMAAAWRAGADLMDMEFVQFHPTALLIPDAPRFLISEAVRGEGAHLVNSAGIRFMEDVPGKELAPRDIVARAIWQEMNHGPVYLDFRPIGQKRILERFPTIHRTCLDYGMDVLTMPLPVAPAAHYMMGGIATNSYGETSLSHLYAAGECACNGVHGANRLASNSLLDGLVFGARIADKIKCKSPGRRPSWEDVRSPEGSQSLTETGFNELKPLDAQNLRTRVQELMWNKVGILRNETGLREAAESLMGWDRQVLPTRSVEGLETANILTVGAVIAKAALDRKESRGGHFRSDYPSRFDESWQKHSLQHKEDNNVRYVPVSRAD, encoded by the coding sequence ATGGGCGCATTGAGACGATATATATACCCTTGGTCTAAATCAAGGGTGAAGGTTTTTGATACGGACGTACTTGTGTTGGGAAGCGGGATTGCAGGCCTGTATACTGCAATTAAAGCCAGTGAACAATTTCAAGTGACAGTGCTTACTAAGAAAACAATTGCTGAAAGCAATACGGAACATGCTCAGGGCGGAATTGCGGTAGCGATTGATGAAGCAGATTCCCCCACATTGCACTTTGAGGACACACTGCTGGCAGGTGCAGGGCTTTGCAACCCTTTCTCGGTAAGGATCTTGGTTGAAGAGGGACCTGTTTGTGTCGAAGAACTGATAGGTATGGGTGCTCAGTTTGACTACCATAATGGGGAGCTTGCTCTCACCCGTGAAGGTGCACATAGTCAGAGGAGAATACTGCACGCCCTAGGGGATGCCACAGGCTGGGAGGTTGAACGGGCTTTAGTTGCCAAAGTGAAGGCAAGTCCTAATGTAACCACTTTAGAAGAACGTTTTGTGGTGGATCTCTTAGAAAATGGTCAAGGGCATATTCTTGGAGCCTTGGTTCTTAATTCAGAAACCGGAGAGCTGGAAGGGCATTTGGCAAATTCAGTTGTTCTGGCCACTGGAGGGTTAGGGCAAGTTTATTGTTTTACAACGAATCCCAGTGTTGCAACAGGTGATGGAATGGCGGCAGCCTGGCGTGCCGGAGCAGATTTGATGGATATGGAATTTGTTCAATTCCATCCTACCGCTTTATTGATACCTGATGCACCACGTTTTCTTATTTCGGAGGCAGTGCGCGGTGAAGGCGCACATTTAGTAAACTCTGCCGGGATACGCTTCATGGAAGATGTCCCAGGTAAAGAACTCGCTCCGCGGGATATTGTTGCGCGAGCGATTTGGCAGGAAATGAATCATGGCCCGGTTTATTTAGATTTCCGGCCGATCGGACAAAAACGAATTTTAGAAAGATTCCCTACCATACACCGAACCTGTTTGGACTATGGGATGGATGTATTAACCATGCCTTTGCCGGTTGCCCCAGCGGCTCATTATATGATGGGCGGGATTGCGACAAACTCTTATGGAGAAACAAGTCTGTCTCATCTTTATGCGGCAGGGGAATGTGCCTGTAATGGGGTTCACGGCGCAAACCGCTTAGCAAGCAACTCCTTGCTGGATGGTTTGGTTTTTGGGGCACGAATTGCAGACAAAATTAAATGTAAGAGTCCGGGCCGGCGTCCTTCTTGGGAAGACGTTCGTAGTCCTGAAGGAAGTCAAAGTCTGACAGAAACCGGATTTAATGAGTTGAAACCGTTAGATGCCCAAAATTTACGGACCAGGGTTCAAGAGTTGATGTGGAATAAAGTGGGGATTTTGAGAAATGAGACGGGTCTCAGGGAGGCTGCCGAGTCACTGATGGGTTGGGATCGCCAAGTCTTGCCAACACGCTCTGTGGAGGGATTAGAAACAGCTAATATATTGACGGTTGGGGCCGTTATCGCCAAAGCTGCTTTAGATCGTAAAGAGAGCAGAGGCGGGCATTTTCGCTCAGATTATCCCTCTCGGTTTGACGAATCTTGGCAAAAGCACTCTCTTCAACATAAGGAGGATAATAATGTACGCTACGTTCCAGTTTCAAGAGCTGATTGA
- the nadC gene encoding carboxylating nicotinate-nucleotide diphosphorylase → MYATFQFQELIDRALKEDIGTGDLSTRIFPDDLSSMAKIYAKQEGVVAGLSMVKQVFQRVDSRIEVDILVKDGDRVNIGDVVIELEGPLSSILQGERTALNFLQHLSGIATATKRAVDQVAGLSTYIVDTRKTLPGLRALQKYAVRVGGGQNHRFGLYDAVMLKDNHLAAMGGLTEAVQRVKAQIGHMVKIEVECETIEQVEEAVACGVDVIMLDNMEIEEMRQAVLYIDRRAIVEASGGIQEEYLRQVAETGVDLISIGALTHSVKAMDFSLDLGEIKATTRANWERGIT, encoded by the coding sequence ATGTACGCTACGTTCCAGTTTCAAGAGCTGATTGATCGGGCATTGAAAGAAGACATCGGGACGGGGGACCTGAGCACAAGGATTTTCCCGGATGACTTAAGTAGTATGGCCAAAATATACGCTAAGCAGGAAGGCGTCGTCGCAGGGTTATCGATGGTTAAGCAGGTCTTTCAGCGTGTAGATTCACGAATTGAGGTTGATATATTAGTTAAAGACGGGGATAGAGTAAATATCGGTGACGTTGTAATTGAGCTGGAAGGTCCATTAAGCAGTATTTTGCAGGGAGAGCGGACGGCATTAAACTTTTTACAACATCTCTCAGGAATTGCTACCGCAACGAAACGTGCTGTTGACCAGGTTGCCGGACTTTCAACATACATTGTGGATACCCGAAAAACTCTTCCTGGATTGCGTGCTTTACAGAAATATGCAGTCAGGGTTGGAGGAGGACAGAACCATCGATTTGGCCTCTATGATGCGGTAATGTTAAAGGATAATCATCTTGCAGCGATGGGCGGATTAACGGAAGCGGTTCAGCGGGTAAAGGCTCAAATCGGGCATATGGTTAAGATTGAAGTTGAGTGTGAAACCATCGAACAAGTGGAAGAAGCAGTAGCATGTGGTGTCGATGTGATTATGCTGGACAATATGGAAATAGAAGAAATGCGGCAAGCAGTTCTTTATATAGATCGGCGGGCAATTGTTGAAGCCTCAGGGGGAATACAGGAGGAATACCTGCGTCAGGTAGCTGAAACAGGGGTTGATTTGATTTCAATTGGTGCTTTGACCCATTCGGTCAAGGCTATGGATTTTAGCCTTGATCTGGGTGAGATTAAAGCTACGACGCGAGCGAATTGGGAAAGAGGAATCACTTAA
- a CDS encoding type III pantothenate kinase, with translation MILLFDVGNTNIVLGVYDERTLTHHWRVSTDKSRTTDEYAVVIRNLFDLSGLTFQEIKAVVMSSVVPPVMPTLETLARKYFGVEPLVVGPGVKTGMPIIYDNPREVGADRIVNAVAAYNKYGGPLVIVDFGTATTFCVISKRGEYLGGAIAPGIGISTEALFQRASKLPRIEVVKPTSVIAKNTVAGMQSGIYYGFTGQVDGIVKRMKGELGPETKVIATGGLARLISQESEMIETVDPFLTLEGLLLIYERNRK, from the coding sequence ATGATTCTATTATTTGATGTGGGTAATACCAACATTGTTCTAGGGGTTTATGATGAGAGAACGTTGACTCATCACTGGAGGGTATCTACTGATAAATCCCGTACTACGGATGAGTATGCAGTGGTTATTAGAAACTTATTCGATTTAAGCGGGTTAACTTTTCAAGAAATCAAGGCAGTTGTGATGTCCTCGGTAGTTCCGCCGGTTATGCCCACATTGGAAACTCTTGCCCGGAAGTATTTTGGAGTAGAGCCTCTTGTTGTAGGGCCTGGCGTCAAAACCGGAATGCCCATTATTTATGATAACCCCAGAGAGGTTGGGGCAGATCGTATTGTGAATGCTGTGGCCGCATATAATAAATACGGAGGACCGCTTGTCATTGTAGATTTTGGAACTGCAACTACGTTCTGCGTGATATCAAAACGCGGAGAATATTTAGGCGGTGCTATTGCTCCAGGAATTGGGATATCGACTGAAGCACTATTTCAGAGGGCTTCAAAATTACCCCGCATAGAGGTGGTTAAGCCAACGTCTGTTATCGCAAAAAATACGGTAGCTGGAATGCAATCCGGGATATACTATGGATTTACCGGCCAAGTAGATGGAATCGTTAAACGTATGAAAGGGGAATTGGGACCGGAAACCAAAGTTATTGCCACGGGTGGATTAGCTAGGTTAATTTCCCAGGAATCGGAAATGATTGAAACGGTTGACCCTTTCTTAACCCTTGAGGGACTTCTATTAATCTACGAACGTAACAGGAAATAG
- the dusB gene encoding tRNA dihydrouridine synthase DusB, translated as MKLGHYDLGVPVFLAPLAGVTDKAFRETVRSVGGEYVWTEMISDKALTYQNSRTLKMLDLSGEAEPRIVQLFGSDPETMARAALLAIKSSADVIDINMGCPAPKIVKNSEGSALLKDIPRAQAIASAVVQAVNVPVTVKIRLGWNDQEIVAIEMAKALESAGVQMLTVHARTREQFYSGHADWKWIGRVKKEVSIPVIGNGDVSKPEDAARLIEETECDGVMIGRGALGNPWLIPRTQAYLKSGILLSEPPINERIQIALQHFDRVLRYKGERIGLNEMRKHAVWYIKGVQKAAKIRDEIMQTRSPEEMRAVLTRILE; from the coding sequence ATGAAGTTAGGACATTATGATCTTGGAGTCCCTGTATTTCTGGCACCTTTGGCTGGGGTGACGGATAAAGCATTTCGCGAGACTGTCCGTTCGGTGGGCGGAGAGTATGTTTGGACGGAAATGATAAGTGATAAAGCGTTGACTTATCAAAACTCAAGAACTCTGAAAATGCTGGATTTAAGCGGAGAAGCTGAACCGAGGATCGTTCAGTTGTTTGGTTCGGATCCTGAGACAATGGCGCGTGCAGCTTTATTGGCTATAAAATCCAGTGCGGACGTTATTGATATTAATATGGGGTGCCCCGCTCCGAAAATTGTCAAGAATAGTGAAGGATCGGCACTGCTAAAGGATATCCCCCGTGCGCAGGCAATTGCATCAGCAGTAGTGCAGGCTGTAAATGTACCGGTGACAGTAAAAATTCGTCTTGGTTGGAACGACCAAGAGATTGTAGCCATAGAGATGGCGAAAGCGCTGGAGTCGGCAGGGGTCCAAATGCTCACAGTTCATGCTAGAACTCGTGAACAATTCTATTCAGGTCATGCGGATTGGAAATGGATTGGGCGGGTGAAGAAAGAAGTAAGTATTCCGGTTATCGGGAATGGGGATGTTTCTAAACCTGAAGATGCCGCTAGATTAATTGAGGAAACAGAATGTGACGGGGTTATGATCGGACGGGGTGCACTGGGAAACCCGTGGCTTATTCCGCGTACCCAGGCTTATTTAAAGAGTGGTATCCTTTTGTCCGAACCGCCAATAAATGAACGAATACAAATTGCATTGCAGCATTTCGATCGTGTATTGCGTTATAAAGGGGAAAGAATCGGTCTTAATGAAATGAGAAAACATGCCGTCTGGTATATTAAAGGTGTTCAAAAAGCAGCAAAAATCCGTGATGAGATTATGCAAACCCGATCACCTGAGGAAATGCGAGCGGTTTTAACCCGAATCTTAGAATAA
- the greA gene encoding transcription elongation factor GreA produces MAEKEVILTLEGLKKLEEELELSKTVKRREVATRIKQAIDFGDISENSEYDDAKNDQAFIEGRIITLEKMLRNARIIDELEGTDVVAIGTKVLLKDLDFGEEEEYFIVGSAEADPGTNKISNESPVGKAVLGQSKGSVVEVNVPAGILHYQILDIK; encoded by the coding sequence ATGGCTGAAAAAGAAGTTATTCTAACATTAGAAGGCCTCAAAAAACTTGAGGAAGAGTTGGAACTATCTAAAACTGTGAAGCGACGTGAAGTCGCTACGCGTATTAAGCAGGCCATTGACTTTGGAGATATTAGTGAAAACTCAGAGTATGATGATGCTAAGAATGATCAAGCATTTATTGAAGGACGGATTATTACTCTTGAGAAAATGCTTAGGAATGCCCGAATTATTGATGAACTAGAAGGAACCGATGTTGTGGCGATAGGGACAAAAGTGCTTCTAAAAGACTTAGACTTTGGTGAGGAAGAAGAGTACTTCATTGTCGGTTCTGCTGAAGCAGACCCGGGTACCAATAAAATTTCTAATGAATCTCCAGTTGGAAAAGCAGTTTTAGGTCAATCTAAAGGGTCTGTCGTTGAAGTGAATGTTCCTGCAGGAATTTTGCACTATCAAATTCTGGATATTAAGTAA
- the lysS gene encoding lysine--tRNA ligase, with amino-acid sequence MENTNDLWRIRLEKLEMFRQADIEPYADRYLRTHKTSEVLERFEELEGQEVSIAGRIMSKRDQGKVIFTHIQDLNGRIQIYIRMDELGQTMFDLITKFDVGDIVGVKGKVFRTKRGEISIHARDVLLLSKAMRPLPEKFHGLTNVETRYRKRYLDLVMNPDVRQVFVTRSKIIRYMREFLEEREFLEVETPTLHTIPGGAAARPFITHHNALDIDLYLRIALELPLKRLIVGGLEKVFEIGRTFRNEGISIKHNPEFTMMELYQAFANYEDIMELTEELIAHIVQKVHGTQEITYQGQPLQFKTPWRRLSMLDGILEYSGVDFREILTDEQARLIAQEKGLHVEADSSRGKIINEFFEEFVEPKLIQPTFIIGHPVEISPLAKRNAMQPEYTDRFEAFIYGRELANAFSELNDPIDQRQRFEAQAAERAKGDDEAHIMDEDFVQALEYGLPPTGGLGIGVDRLVMLLTDSASIRDVILFPTMRPRDENVQDDEGIEE; translated from the coding sequence ATGGAGAATACCAACGATCTCTGGCGAATTCGCTTAGAAAAACTTGAGATGTTTCGCCAAGCAGATATTGAACCCTATGCGGATCGCTACCTGCGCACACATAAAACCTCCGAGGTTTTGGAGCGTTTTGAAGAGTTAGAGGGTCAAGAAGTAAGCATTGCTGGCCGGATCATGAGCAAGCGTGATCAAGGTAAGGTTATCTTTACACACATTCAAGATCTTAATGGACGTATCCAAATTTATATCCGAATGGACGAATTAGGCCAGACTATGTTTGATTTAATTACGAAATTTGATGTTGGGGATATTGTTGGGGTAAAAGGAAAGGTATTTCGAACTAAACGAGGGGAAATATCGATTCATGCGCGAGACGTTTTATTGCTCTCCAAGGCAATGCGCCCGCTTCCGGAAAAGTTCCATGGGCTAACGAATGTAGAAACACGCTATCGCAAGCGTTATTTGGATTTAGTTATGAATCCAGATGTTCGTCAAGTATTTGTGACCCGAAGTAAAATTATTCGATATATGAGAGAGTTCTTAGAGGAACGAGAATTCCTTGAAGTTGAGACCCCCACGTTACATACAATTCCTGGTGGAGCCGCGGCACGGCCTTTCATAACCCATCACAATGCCCTCGATATAGATCTTTATTTGCGTATTGCTCTCGAATTGCCGTTAAAACGCCTTATCGTCGGGGGGCTTGAAAAGGTATTTGAAATTGGCCGTACATTCAGGAACGAGGGAATTTCAATTAAGCACAATCCTGAGTTTACAATGATGGAGCTCTATCAAGCCTTCGCAAATTATGAAGATATTATGGAATTGACAGAAGAGTTGATCGCTCATATTGTTCAAAAAGTACACGGTACACAAGAAATTACTTATCAAGGGCAACCTCTTCAATTCAAAACTCCATGGCGTCGTCTTTCGATGCTTGACGGTATTTTAGAATATTCAGGCGTTGATTTCAGAGAAATTTTAACGGATGAGCAGGCCCGACTTATTGCCCAAGAAAAAGGTTTACATGTGGAAGCGGATTCGTCCCGTGGAAAAATCATTAACGAGTTTTTTGAAGAGTTCGTTGAACCAAAATTGATACAACCAACATTTATCATTGGACATCCTGTAGAAATATCCCCGTTAGCAAAGCGTAACGCTATGCAACCTGAATATACGGATAGGTTTGAAGCGTTTATCTATGGGCGTGAACTAGCTAATGCCTTCTCTGAGTTGAATGATCCTATTGATCAGCGTCAACGTTTTGAAGCACAGGCTGCTGAGCGGGCTAAAGGGGATGATGAGGCCCATATCATGGACGAAGACTTTGTCCAGGCCCTAGAGTACGGACTTCCGCCTACAGGTGGGCTAGGAATCGGGGTAGATCGTTTGGTTATGTTGTTAACGGATTCTGCCTCAATTAGAGATGTCATCCTCTTCCCGACGATGCGGCCAAGAGATGAGAATGTCCAAGATGATGAAGGTATTGAAGAATGA
- a CDS encoding methyl-accepting chemotaxis protein, producing the protein MDLSNRRLGLQVTALMIFIALAAGIVGGIGIYGMAQMHETSDQVYQDDVIPMTLLADMHFRAQTYRSNVVLAVSARTPEERQNFVSQINLQRKALEEHIASYDALTKSSEEEDSWQQFKVAWNDYVTEAQTTIELAEEGRMEDSKANMFGIAGNKNQIAGDILQKMVDSKMDKVNTNTTVKMNSIFKKASLVSIILIAIDVLISIIIGWLLSRALSNMMHNLLQNANEIASGDVARKKKAPWKVWNREEKELQKAFGDMVVSLRNIITNVANMSGQLAQTSQEMHLGAEQSAQAAEQVATSASEIANDAENQVKEMMENHERMNQVIDNLNQTEQRAEKVSFASRRSAELSQNGNLALNQVVTQMNEIENQVHNLSQVIGDVDEKSEEIAKTVQIIDSIAQQTNLLALNAAIEAARAGENGRGFAVVAEEVRKLAEQVQTSLIDISQRVQEMQQVSRSAHQGMKTSVESVNQGSAYLKEISHQFNVILGSVEESARLAQDIEITVQKVQQDGEQIKVGMQKVVNRAESTSVGTQTTAAAAEEQNASVEELYASAESLKQLALDLKQLISYFKL; encoded by the coding sequence ATGGATTTAAGTAATAGACGACTCGGGTTACAGGTCACGGCATTAATGATATTTATTGCTTTGGCAGCAGGCATTGTTGGGGGAATTGGGATCTACGGCATGGCTCAAATGCACGAGACTTCAGATCAAGTTTATCAAGACGATGTAATTCCTATGACGCTTCTTGCAGACATGCATTTTCGCGCTCAGACCTATCGTTCAAATGTCGTATTGGCTGTGAGCGCTCGCACACCTGAAGAACGGCAGAATTTCGTAAGTCAAATTAATTTGCAAAGGAAAGCTTTAGAGGAACACATAGCAAGCTACGATGCCCTTACGAAATCAAGTGAAGAAGAAGATTCTTGGCAACAATTTAAAGTTGCTTGGAATGATTACGTAACGGAAGCTCAAACTACGATTGAGCTGGCTGAAGAAGGCCGAATGGAGGACTCTAAAGCCAATATGTTCGGAATCGCCGGAAACAAAAACCAGATAGCCGGAGATATCTTGCAAAAGATGGTTGACTCAAAAATGGATAAAGTCAACACAAACACTACCGTAAAAATGAACTCAATCTTTAAAAAGGCCTCCCTGGTTTCAATCATTCTTATTGCAATTGACGTCCTTATCAGCATTATCATTGGCTGGCTCCTAAGCCGAGCCCTCAGCAATATGATGCATAATTTGCTTCAAAATGCGAACGAAATTGCCTCGGGGGATGTAGCTCGAAAGAAGAAAGCCCCCTGGAAGGTTTGGAATCGCGAGGAAAAAGAACTTCAAAAAGCCTTTGGCGATATGGTGGTCTCTCTGAGAAACATCATAACGAATGTGGCCAACATGTCCGGTCAATTGGCTCAGACTTCTCAAGAGATGCATCTCGGTGCTGAGCAATCGGCACAAGCCGCGGAACAAGTTGCCACATCGGCAAGTGAAATAGCTAATGATGCCGAAAATCAGGTTAAGGAAATGATGGAAAACCATGAACGAATGAATCAAGTGATCGATAATCTGAACCAAACGGAACAGCGTGCCGAGAAAGTAAGTTTTGCCTCCAGGCGTTCCGCCGAGCTTTCCCAAAATGGCAATCTCGCACTGAATCAAGTGGTCACGCAAATGAATGAAATAGAAAATCAGGTCCATAATCTAAGCCAAGTGATTGGAGATGTGGATGAAAAGTCAGAGGAAATCGCTAAAACAGTGCAAATTATTGATAGTATAGCCCAACAAACTAACCTTTTGGCGTTAAATGCAGCAATAGAAGCTGCGCGTGCTGGAGAAAACGGACGAGGATTTGCGGTTGTAGCGGAAGAAGTCCGCAAACTGGCTGAACAAGTACAAACAAGCTTGATCGATATTTCCCAGCGCGTACAAGAAATGCAACAGGTTTCCCGCAGTGCCCATCAAGGAATGAAAACCAGTGTCGAGAGCGTCAATCAGGGAAGTGCTTATTTGAAGGAGATCTCTCATCAATTTAATGTAATTCTTGGTTCGGTAGAAGAAAGTGCTCGATTAGCTCAAGACATTGAAATAACCGTACAAAAAGTGCAACAGGATGGGGAACAAATAAAAGTCGGCATGCAAAAGGTGGTCAATCGGGCCGAGTCTACTTCTGTGGGAACTCAAACCACAGCCGCAGCGGCAGAAGAGCAAAACGCCTCGGTCGAGGAATTGTACGCCTCGGCAGAAAGCTTAAAACAACTAGCATTAGATTTGAAACAATTAATTAGTTACTTCAAACTCTAG
- a CDS encoding Crp/Fnr family transcriptional regulator, with protein MECINHEALELDDHEKDLIREYGTVVHYTKGQIIFSEGDTADRIYLIEEGFVKIYRITPDGRRVTVGSMRTSGQLMGLAETLYHGERTCFAGAINDATLVVVRNARFEELLVNHPSIAIKVATTLGVRMREAEAIIQEMVCFQVPGRLAMLLLKMTERAGVETQTGTKIGFRLTHEEIACMIGTSRQTVTSLLNIFRQENSIAIEEKEVYILDTDKLSKWIV; from the coding sequence ATGGAATGTATTAATCATGAAGCGTTAGAGTTGGATGATCATGAAAAGGACCTTATCAGAGAATATGGAACCGTAGTTCATTATACTAAAGGGCAAATAATTTTTTCTGAAGGGGATACAGCTGATCGGATATACCTAATAGAAGAAGGTTTTGTAAAAATATACAGAATAACTCCGGATGGTCGAAGAGTCACAGTTGGAAGTATGAGAACTTCGGGGCAGTTAATGGGTCTTGCTGAAACCTTGTACCATGGTGAGAGAACCTGTTTTGCTGGTGCCATCAACGATGCCACTTTGGTAGTTGTACGTAACGCGCGTTTTGAAGAATTGCTGGTAAACCATCCGTCCATTGCAATTAAGGTTGCTACAACCCTAGGTGTCAGAATGCGAGAGGCCGAAGCAATTATTCAAGAGATGGTTTGCTTTCAAGTCCCCGGAAGACTGGCGATGCTACTTCTTAAAATGACCGAACGTGCGGGAGTAGAAACCCAAACAGGTACGAAAATAGGCTTTCGCTTAACTCATGAAGAGATTGCTTGTATGATAGGAACCTCAAGACAGACTGTTACCTCTTTGCTTAATATATTCAGACAAGAAAACAGTATCGCCATTGAAGAGAAAGAAGTATATATTCTAGATACGGATAAGCTAAGTAAATGGATTGTCTAA
- a CDS encoding sulfite exporter TauE/SafE family protein encodes MHFALAGVDANPIGLILWGIFVGYVFTSVGAAGGILAGVGHMSIFGLKNANMVKPMNQILTLVSPIVGTPLYLREKRIVVPTAIVLGLGGIVGAILGSSLSHSLLKDMKTFQPYFGIVTLGISIRIAYECTAKFRDSQKAVKSANDTFAAKVKELKASGKMNELKEIGVNFKKIGLQNTFTFAGQEFNYNAIMVFITGLLVAVLSASLGVGGGFLLVPFMTSVMGFPMYIVAGTSVLSILVSSSTSILNYLSMGSALDLQFLAFELAGVAIGTVVAARISKYINARYMKMFLAVILFYIGLKYVLPLVGISI; translated from the coding sequence ATGCATTTTGCATTAGCTGGTGTAGACGCTAATCCCATTGGTTTGATTCTTTGGGGTATCTTTGTAGGATATGTTTTTACATCTGTAGGAGCAGCCGGTGGCATCCTGGCAGGTGTGGGTCATATGAGTATTTTCGGACTTAAAAATGCCAATATGGTCAAACCCATGAACCAGATTTTAACCCTGGTCAGCCCTATTGTTGGAACTCCTCTGTATCTTCGTGAGAAGCGAATTGTTGTACCTACCGCTATAGTGCTTGGCTTGGGTGGAATTGTCGGAGCAATCCTGGGCTCTTCCCTTTCGCACAGCTTATTAAAAGATATGAAGACCTTCCAGCCTTACTTCGGGATAGTCACCTTGGGTATTTCAATACGTATTGCCTATGAGTGCACCGCTAAATTCAGAGACAGTCAAAAAGCAGTAAAATCTGCCAATGATACCTTTGCTGCAAAAGTTAAAGAGCTGAAGGCTTCAGGCAAAATGAATGAGCTTAAGGAAATTGGAGTTAATTTCAAAAAAATCGGTCTTCAAAATACCTTTACCTTTGCCGGTCAGGAATTCAACTACAACGCTATTATGGTTTTCATTACAGGGCTTTTAGTTGCTGTTCTCTCTGCATCGTTAGGGGTCGGCGGCGGATTCTTATTAGTACCGTTTATGACCAGTGTTATGGGATTCCCTATGTATATTGTCGCCGGAACATCCGTTCTCTCCATTTTAGTATCCTCTTCGACCAGTATTCTGAACTATCTTTCCATGGGCAGCGCTTTGGATCTTCAGTTTCTAGCCTTTGAATTAGCCGGTGTTGCTATTGGTACAGTCGTAGCAGCCCGCATTTCAAAGTATATCAACGCGCGTTATATGAAGATGTTTCTCGCAGTCATCTTGTTCTATATTGGTCTGAAGTATGTGTTGCCTCTAGTGGGGATTAGTATCTAA
- a CDS encoding DUF1847 domain-containing protein, which translates to MKCASCKMKTKNMCDKEAFDCTGGKYTLDECFEEENKPFHRLSGCFQAVHGNNLSRLDELIMFAKKMGYKKLGMAFCVGLSDEAEILEKILSQHFEVYSACCKIGGLKKEDYEIPKVKEDKIEVICDPILQAKVLEHDGTELNIAVGLCVGHDMLFNKYSKVPVTTYAVKDRVLGHNPLAVCYSSYLRKKYLNKKYD; encoded by the coding sequence ATGAAATGTGCGTCTTGCAAAATGAAGACTAAAAATATGTGCGATAAAGAAGCCTTTGATTGCACTGGGGGCAAGTATACACTCGATGAATGTTTTGAAGAAGAAAATAAACCCTTTCATCGGCTCAGCGGCTGTTTTCAAGCGGTACATGGTAACAATCTCAGCCGTCTTGATGAATTGATTATGTTTGCTAAGAAAATGGGTTATAAGAAACTTGGAATGGCCTTCTGTGTAGGTCTATCTGATGAAGCTGAAATCTTAGAAAAGATTTTATCCCAACATTTTGAGGTATACTCCGCTTGTTGTAAAATAGGTGGACTTAAGAAAGAGGACTATGAAATTCCCAAAGTGAAAGAGGATAAAATTGAAGTTATTTGTGATCCTATACTTCAAGCTAAGGTTCTGGAACATGATGGAACAGAACTTAATATAGCCGTAGGGTTGTGTGTAGGTCATGATATGTTGTTCAATAAGTATTCAAAAGTACCAGTCACCACCTACGCAGTTAAGGACCGGGTATTGGGTCATAATCCGTTAGCGGTTTGTTATTCAAGCTATTTGCGCAAAAAGTATCTCAATAAAAAATATGATTAA
- a CDS encoding 4Fe-4S dicluster domain-containing protein: protein MSKLERPSPQPRIRVRQSGNQYWATICQHCTDSMCVRACMTGAMKFSPMGEVFHNPDKCVGCWMCIMVCPFGAIASRSEIKKASKCDLCKDEKTLPCVASCSQQALFYGTPEEYEMKVAGD from the coding sequence ATGTCCAAATTGGAACGGCCATCTCCGCAGCCGCGGATTAGGGTAAGACAATCAGGGAATCAATATTGGGCTACAATATGCCAGCATTGCACTGACTCGATGTGTGTAAGAGCCTGTATGACCGGAGCAATGAAGTTTTCCCCGATGGGTGAGGTTTTTCACAACCCGGATAAATGCGTAGGCTGTTGGATGTGTATTATGGTTTGTCCTTTTGGCGCAATTGCATCGCGTAGTGAGATTAAAAAAGCGAGTAAATGTGATCTTTGCAAAGATGAAAAGACTCTGCCCTGCGTTGCATCATGTTCTCAGCAAGCCTTATTTTATGGTACTCCGGAAGAATATGAAATGAAAGTTGCGGGTGATTAA